A stretch of the Oryzomonas sagensis genome encodes the following:
- a CDS encoding outer membrane beta-barrel protein, protein GGQHLDTAPVYSLRGGYSFTDRVGVEAGLDYSITSSRLKTDKDIAIFKYGVEGLYHFMPDKKLVPFVAAGLGGYNMSGPSALVSRKT, encoded by the coding sequence TGGGGGACAGCATCTCGACACCGCCCCCGTGTACTCCCTCAGGGGCGGTTATAGCTTTACGGACCGCGTCGGCGTGGAAGCAGGACTGGATTACTCCATCACCTCCTCCCGGCTGAAGACGGACAAGGATATCGCCATTTTCAAGTACGGCGTCGAAGGGCTGTACCATTTCATGCCGGACAAGAAGCTCGTGCCGTTCGTGGCCGCCGGGCTCGGGGGGTACAACATGTCGGGCCCCTCGGCCCTTGTTTCGAGAAAGAC